A window of the Theileria parva strain Muguga chromosome 2, complete sequence, whole genome shotgun sequence genome harbors these coding sequences:
- the ppk34 gene encoding Protein kinase domain protein, with translation MSGLETIKLLQYGKCYDVFLAEDSIGNRFAVKRFYRHELEKRKEYVNRNGKLVKKNWFEDFKRALEVQKVLDHESCIKLHGVFGIDFSRERPTFEEEIELVFEYAEFGCLMDLESFHEEVPNFPKPVVKCIAKDLLSALLYLSEINVAHRDLKPNNIFMNSRGRCKLDFGESEFMTDGKVKGSKGTYYFLAPEVFDDNSSGNDGSALDMWALGITLWILYFRSFPFYCLSGSIYETMTNIENFDFNTQIQTVKLLNSPENEGNSGDKLCNSDKLCNSDKLCNSDDKLCNSDDGMDENECNSVDQSVKAGEDLGSNSPENWVKEDAREFINLLEKMLEKDPEKRIKAREALNHEWLRNVDYEAAREYCRRNIKN, from the exons ATGTCCGGATTGGAGACGATTAAGCTGCTCCAATATGGAAAGTGTTATGACGTATTTTTGGCTGAGGATTCCATAGGGAACCGGTTCGCAGTCAAGAGGTTTTACAGGCACGAGTTGGAGAAACGGAAAGAATACGTCAATAGGAATGGGAAACTGGTGAAAAAGAACTGGTTTGAGGACTTTAAAAGGGCTTTAGAGGTCCAAAAAGTCCTGGATCACGAGTCCTGCATCAAATTACATGGCGTTTTCGGGATTGATTTCAGTCGAGAAAGGCCAACTTTCGAGGAGGAAATTGAACTTG TATTTGAATATGCTGAATTTGGCTGTCTAATGGACCTTGAAAGTTTCCATGAAGAGGTCCCAAATTTCCCCAAACCAGTCGTCAAATGCATAGCAAAAGACCTTTTAAGCGCTCTTTTATACC TGTCGGAGATAAACGTCGCACACCGTGATTTAAAacctaataatatattcatGAATTCACGAGGCAGATGTAAACTAG ACTTTGGGGAATCTGAATTTATGACTGACGGAAAGGTCAAAGGCTCCAAAGGCACTTATTACTTTCTAGCCCCCGAAGTTTTCGATGACAATTCCA GTGGGAATGATGGGAGTGCGTTGGATATGTGGGCGTTGGGAATTACGTTATggattttatattttaggaGTTTCCCCTTTTACTGTCTCTCTGGGTCAATTTACGAAACAATGACCAATATCGAAAACTTTGACTTCAACACTCAAATACAAACTGTAAAATTACTTAATTCACCCGAAAACGAAGGTAATTCCGGTGATAAATTATGCAATTCCGATAAATTATGCAATTCcgataaattatgtaattcCGATGATAAACTATGTAATTCCGATGATGGAATGGATGAAAATGAGTGTAATTCCGTGGATCAGTCTGTTAAAGCTGGAGAAGATTTGGGGAGTAATTCTCCCGAAAACTGGGTGAAAGAAGATGCGCGGgagtttataaatttgttggAGAAGATGTTGGAGAAGGACCCGGAAAAAAGAATTAAAGCAAGAGAAGCTTTA AATCATGAATGGTTGAGAAATGTGGATTATGAGGCCGCCAGAGAATATTGTAgaagaaatattaaaaattaa
- the mis3 gene encoding KRR1 small subunit processome component-like protein gives MEEEKSRHRKYRRDKPWDDDTIDHWKIEPFTKEENEPSLVEESSFRILFPKYREKYIQSVWGDVKNCLSQYHINCELDLLEGSMTVITTDKTWDPYIIIKARDLIKLLARSVPFPQAKRILDDGVYCDIIKIGGLIRNKDKFIKRRQRLVGPGGSTLKALELLTECYILTQGQTVSVIGSIKGIKTVRKIVEDCIYNIHPVYYIKELIIKRELSKNEKLKNENWDRFLPQFKKRCVKRRKVKVVRKKKENSLLIPEQQPRKEDILLETGEYFMREEERKKKKQFEQRQKQKQKHQEKKLKKLQIYEKNDSNNANEDGSTSEPKSNQSEKSDKKLTSKKSTKPASKDYFI, from the exons atggAGGAGGAGAAGAGTAGGCACCGGAAGTACCGCAGGGATAAGCCCTGGGACGATGATACCATAGATCACTGGAAAATCGAACCTTTTACCAAG GAGGAGAATGAGCCTTCTCTCGTAGAGGAGAGTTCATTTCGCATACTATTTCCAAAATACAGAgaaaaatatatacaatcCGTTTGGGGCGACGttaaaaa TTGTTTATCGCAATATCACATAAACTGTGAGCTGGATTTGCTGGAAGGGTCGATGACTGTAATAACTACTGATAAAACCTGGGATCCttacataataattaaa GCCAGAGatttgattaaattattggcGAGGAGTGTTCCTTTTCCTCAGGCTAAGAGGATACTTGACGACGGCGTTTACTGTgacattattaaaatcg GAGGGTTAATTAGgaataaagataaatttattaagaGGAGACAAAGACTCGTTGGACCAGGCGGTTCAACCCTTAAAGCGCTGGAATTACTCACAGAATGCTATATACTAACTCAAGGTCAAACAGTATCAGTTATCGGGTCAATCAAGGGTATTAAAACTGTTCGTAAAATTGTCGAGGATTGCATTTACAATATCCACCCCGTCTACTATATCAAGGAATTGATCATTAAAAGAGAACTAAgcaaaaatgaaaaattaaaaaat GAGAACTGGGACAGATTTTTACCGCAGTTTAAGAAGCGTTGTGTGAAGAGGAGGAAGGTTAAGGTTGTGAGGAAGAAGAAAGAGAATTCATTACTTATACCAGAGCAG CAACCGAGGAAGGAGGATATTTTACTGGAGACTGGCGAGTATTTTATGCGTGAGGAGGAGCggaagaagaagaaacAATTTGAACAACGGCAAAAGCAAAAACAAAAACACCaagaaaaaaaattaaaaaaattacaaatttatgaaaaaaatGATTCAAACAATGCCAATGAGGACGGTTCTACAAGTGAACCTAAAAGTAACCAGAGTGAAAAATcggataaaaaattaactagTAAAAAAAGTACGAAACCAGCCTCAAAAGATTATTtcatataa
- a CDS encoding SNARE domain protein: protein MSKKYAKSTLGAVAARNTKAANVAKREVADFKNNVKNVLTQGYNNDELSNIQRKKILNDIEKLQNDSSNVLSSLYEYSEELRLKNESYVLYDSLLDDFKQNMGKIEDLRAKLVNYQTSIPNSIRDVKHDIHVDEDENMELVQDQLYNLSEYPLENTILDERSEQIKQLRSSVYGIQDMYIEIGDMVDYQGDQLDNIESNLLNVVSDSRTATNDLRSIDRRAIPKMTYFVVFVLLVCVLIVIVIYSKI from the exons atgagtaaaaagTACGCAAAGTCTACTCTGGGTGCAGTGGCCGCAAGAAACACCAAGGCGGCCAATGTAGCCAAAAGAGAAGTCgcagattttaaaaataacgttaaaaatgttttaacaCAG ggttataataatgatgaattgtcaaatattcaaagaaaaaaaat TTTAAATGACATTGAAAAGTTGCAAAATGACTCCTCAAATGTTTTATCATCGCTATACGAATATTCCGAAGAGTTAcgattaaaaaat GAGTCCTATGTGTTATATGATAGTTTATTGGACGACTTTAAGCAGAACATGGGTAAAATCGAAGATTTGAGAGCGAAATTGGTAAATTACCAAACCTCGATACCAAATTCAATACGAGACGTGAAACACGACAT ACATGTCGACGAAGATGAGAACATGGAATTAGTGCAAGATCAATTATATAACCT TTCTGAGTACCCACTTGAAAATACAATTTTGGACGAAAGATCCgaacaaattaaacaaCTAAGATCATCTGTTTACG GGATTCAAGATATGTATATTGAGATTGGTGATATGGTGGATTATCAGGGGGATCAACTAG ATAATATTGAGagtaatttgttaaatgtTGTATCAGACTCCAGAACAGCAACTAATGACCTAAGATCAATTGATCGAAGAGCAATACCCAAAATGACTTATTTCGTTGTATTCGTACTCTTGGTCTGTGTTCTGATTGTCATTGTAATTTACtctaaaatttga
- a CDS encoding Ribosomal protein L22p/L17e family protein translates to MLIFLLLFSVGFSECFLISSQKLNYSNSPNFALYPSHRLTVSQKMEKIHKINCDLPIRKYSADSPEVRMMENTIKQKQRSYLDALKAKELGIKVRKRHKGGRMDKLMLERTASCHVKYLFLSPIKLTKILRQIKKMPVLLALGDLAQRGSNKYAVAIFKAIKSALFNAKRLYENSEEPLKFRFRELSATPGGVVKKPFFRAKGRCDVIRKPKAHLKVVLSC, encoded by the exons ATGctaatatttttgttaCTATTTTCTGTTGGTTTTTCAGAATGTTTCTTAATTTCATCGCAGAAGCTTAATTACTCAAATTCTCCCAACTTTGCCTTGTATCCTTCTCACAGGTTAACCGTTTCTCAAAAGATGgaaaag ATTCATAAGATAAATTGCGACTTGCCAATTCGTAAATATTCTGCTGATAGTCCTGAGGTTCGGATGATGGAGAACACGATTAAACAGAAGCAAAGATCGTATCTCGACGCTTTGAAGGCTAAGGAGCTTGGGATTAAAGTGAGAAAACGGCACAAAGGTGGCAGGATGGACAAGCTCATGCTTGAGAGAACTGCTTCTTGCCATGTTAAGTATTTGTTTCTCTCGCCCATAAAGTTAACGAAGATTTTAAGGCAAATTAAGAAGATGCCTGTGCTCCTGGCACTTGGTGATCTTGCTCAGCGTGGCTCAAATAAATACGCCGTTGCCATTTTTAAAGCCATTAAATCCGCTCTTTTCAACGCTAAACGGCTCTATGAAAACTCTGAGGAGCCTTTAAAATTCAGGTTCAGGGAGCTTTCTGCTACTCCAGGCGGAGTTGTTAAGAAACCTTTCTTCAGAGCTAAAGGGCGATGTGACGTTATTAGGAAACCTAAAGCTCACCTAAAAGTTGTTCTGTCCTGTTAA